A genomic window from Rattus norvegicus strain BN/NHsdMcwi chromosome 9, GRCr8, whole genome shotgun sequence includes:
- the Zfp142 gene encoding zinc finger protein 142 isoform X4 — protein MHQRSHGASTRGELSAVQGLPSQELLPAAKLPPGDREPSEEAGAPLPGQESAEEEDVEEEENVAQKDSQKVLDKSQGAQQLEGHVASGTESLFKTHMCPECKRCFKKRTHLVEHLHLHFPDPSLQCPNCQKFFTSKSKLKTHLLRELGEKAHRCPLCHYSAVERNALNRHMASMHEDISNFYSDTYACPVCREEFRLSQALKEHLKSHTAAAAAEPLPLHCFQEGCLYVAPDRKAFLKHLKETHGVRAVECRHHSCPMLFATAEAMEAHHKSHYAFHCPHCDFACSNKHLFRKHKKQGHPGSEELRCTFCPFATFNPVAYQDHVGKMHAHEKIHQCSECNFATAHKRVLIRHMLLHTGEKPHKCELCDFTCRDVSYLSKHMLTHSNTKDYMCTECGYVTKWKHYLSVHMRKHAGDLRYQCNQCSYRCHRADQLSSHKLRHQGKSLMCEVCAFACKRKYELQKHMASQHHPGTPAPLYPCRYCSYQSRHKQALLSHENCKHTHLREFHCALCDYRTFSNTTLFFHKRKVHGYMPGDQVWQFCNASQELEGARQCLAPPSDSGPSSQLSAQPEKEDHEHEIGASSIVDQALPETNEEASTKRQDGIEAPQEDDQVGSPSLGEVEEGGCTLHLEALRVELEPEAEPPPLEELTETAAVEFRPLEPSGPLRTDRPGGLAEPQLPDFDSAGTPAFDSAGTPAFDSAGTSALVAEEEPLLEKLASEPPRNPLISEEAPNTFKATLTAETVPLPQVPESESLLKAMRRQDKEQAEALVLEGRVQMVVIQGEGRAFRCPHCPFITRREKALTLHSKSGCQGRREPLLCPECGASFKQQRGLSTHMLKKCPVLLRKNKALALPKPVSPTLHPELPSSQASQDAESRKPPPSPSKVELSISKDASSELPGEPGVEEHLPTPSDFPTSPPGNSLPTGTSEKFHFEQGKFHCNSCTFLCSRLSSITSHVTEGCRGAHSQGRKRGRPQTHAVVLPLNNGDSTLLNTGSTDSSPGDRDTAVVQKQKGTLYSCPTCPFSCQQERTLKTHQTQGCPLEPGDLHCGLCPFTAPAPAALRLHQKRRHPTASPASGPRPLLQCGDCGFTCKQSRCLQQHRRLKHEGVKPHQCPFCDFSTTRRYRLEAHQSRHTGVGRIPCSSCPQTFGTNSKLRLHQLRVHDKTPTHFCPLCDYSGYLRHDITRHVNSCHQGTPSFSCSQCEAQFSSETALKQHALRRHPEPTPSSGCPVDVTEGPLHCSHCGLLCPSPASLRGHTRKQHPRLECGACQESFPSRPALDEHRRQHHFSHRCQLCSFAARERVGLVKHYLEQHEETSTAPSDGDAGQPSLCCPFCDFACRHQLVLDHHVKGHGGTRLYKCTDCAYSTKNRQKITWHSRIHTGEKPYRCHLCSYACADPSRLKYHMRIHKEERKYLCPECGYKCKWVNQLKYHMTKHTGLKPYQCPECEYCTNRADALRVHRETRHKEARAFMCEQCGKAFKTRFLLRTHLRKHSEAKPYVCNVCHRAFRWAAGLRHHALTHTDRHPFFCRLCSYKAKQKFQVVKHVRRHHPDQADPNQGVGKDPTTPTVHLHDVKLEDPSPPAPPAPPTGPEG, from the exons ATG CATCAACGGAGCCATGGAGCCAGTACACGGGGAGAACTTTCTGCTGTTCAGGGCCTTCCATCACAGGAGCTACTGCCAG CTGCCAAACTGCCTCCAGGAGACAGAGAACCTTCTGAGGAAGCAGGTGCGCCTTTGCCTGGGCAGGAGTCAGCTGAAGAAGAGGatgtagaggaggaggagaatgttGCCCAAAAAGACTCCCAGAAAGTCTTGGATAAAAGCCAAGGGGCTCAGCAGTTGGAAG GGCATGTGGCTTCAGGCACTGAGTCTCTCTTCAAGACACACATGTGCCCAGAATGCAAACGCTGCTTTAAGAAGCGGACCCATTTGGTAGAGCACCTACATCTGCACTTCCCAGACCCGAGCCTCCAGTGTCCTAACTGCCAGAAGTTCTTCACCAGCAAGAGCAAACTCAAGACACATCTGCTGCGGGAGCTGGGTGAGAAGGCCCATCGATGTCCTCTGTGCCACTACAGTGCAGTGGAGAGAAATGCACTTAACCGTCACATGGCCAGCATGCACGAGGATATTTCCAACTTCTACTCAGACACCTATGCCTGTCCTGTCTGCCGTGAGGAATTCCGCCTCAGCCAAGCACTCAAGGAGCACCTCAAGAGCCacacagcagcagctgcagcagaaCCTCTACCCCTACACTGCTTTCAGGAGGGCTGCTTGTATGTAGCTCCCGACCGTAAGGCCTTTCTGAAGCACCTAAAGGAGACCCACGGAGTGCGGGCTGTGGAGTGCCGCCATCACTCTTGTCCCATGCTCTTTGCCACAGCCGAAGCCATGGAAGCCCACCACAAGAGTCATTATGCTTTCCACTGTCCCCACTGTGACTTTGCCTGCTCCAATAAGCACTTGTTCCGTAAACACAAGAAACAAGGTCACCCAGGCAGTGAAGAACTACGGTGCACCTTCTGCCCCTTTGCCACCTTCAACCCAGTAGCCTACCAGGACCACGTTGGCAAGATGCACGCTCATGAGAAGATCCACCAGTGCTCTGAATGTAACTTTGCCACTGCCCACAAAAGGGTGCTTATCCGACACATGTTGCTTCATACTG GAGAGAAACCTCACAAATGTGAGCTCTGTGACTTCACCTGCCGAGACGTTAGCTACCTATCCAAGCACATGCTGACCCACTCCAACACCAAGGATTACATGTGTACTGAATGTGGCTATGTCACCAAGTGGAAGCACTACCTGAGTGTGCACATGCGGAAACATGCAGGGGATCTCAG ATACCAATGCAACCAGTGCTCCTACCGCTGCCATCGGGCTGATCAGCTAAGCAGCCACAAACTACGGCACCAGGGCAAGTCCCTCATGTGTGAGGTGTGTGCCTTTGCCTGCAAGCGGAAGTATGAGCTTCAGAAGCACATGGCTTCTCAGCACCACCCTGGCACACCTGCCCCACTCTACCCCTGCCGCTATTGTAGCTATCAGAGCCGCCACAAGCAGGCCCTCCTGAGCCATGAGAACTGCAAGCATACCCATCTCCGTGAGTTTCACTGTGCCCTCTGTGACTACCGTACCTTTAGCAACACCACACTCTTCTTCCACAAGCGTAAGGTCCATGGCTACATGCCAGGGGACCAGGTTTGGCAGTTCTGCAATGCCAGCCAAGAGTTGGAGGGGGCCAGGCAGTGCCTGGCACCTCCTTCAGACTCAGGACCTTCAAGCCAGCTATCTGCTCAGCCTGAGAAAGAAGACCATGAACATGAGATTGGGGCCAGCTCCATTGTGGACCAGGCCCTGCCAGAGACAAATGAGGAGGCCAGCACCAAAAGGCAAGATGGCATTGAGGCTCCCCAAGAGGATGACCAGGTTGGCAGCCCCAGCCTGGGGGAGGTGGAAGAGGGTGGCTGCACACTACACTTGGAGGCCCTGAGAGTAGAACTAGAACCTGAGGCAGAGCCACCACCCCTTGAAGAGCTCACTGAAACAGCTGCTGTGGAGTTCAGGCCTCTAGAGCCCTCAGGACCCCTCAGAACAGACAGACCGGGTGGCCTGGCAGAGCCTCAACTGCCCGACTTTGACAGTGCTGGGACCCCTGCCTTTGACAGTGCTGGGACTCCTGCCTTTGACAGTGCTGGGACTTCTGCCTTGGTTGCTGAGGAAGAGCCTCTTCTGGAGAAGCTAGCCTCTGAACCTCCCAGAAATCCCCTAATCTCTGAGGAAGCGCCTAACACATTCAAGGCAACTCTGACTGCCGAAACTGTACCGTTGCCTCAGGTTCCTGAGTCAGAGTCACTACTTAAGGCCATGAGGAGACAGGACAAAGAACAAGCAGAAGCATTAGTGCTGGAGGGCCGGGTGCAAATGGTAGTGATCCAGGGAGAAGGAAGAGCCTTCCGCTGCCCACACTGTCCTTTTATCACTCGCCGGGAAAAAGCCCTAACTCTGCACTCCAAATCAGGGTGCCAAGGTCGCCGAGAGCCCCTGCTGTGCCCCGAGTGTGGAGCTAGCTTTAAGCAACAGCGTGGCCTCAGCACCCATATGTTGAAGAAATGCCCTGTTCTTCTCAGAAAGAACAAGGCTTTGGCTTTGCCCAAACCTGTTTCTCCCACTCTACATCCTGAGCTCCCAAGTAGCCAAGCCTCACAGGATGCTGAAAGTAGGAAGCCCCCACCTTCACCATCAAAGGTAGAGCTCTCGATTTCAAAAGATGCTTCTTCTGAGCTCCCTGGGGAGCCAGGAGTAGAGGAACATCTTCCTACGCCCTCTGACTTTCCAACCTCTCCACCAGGAAACTCCTTGCCCACAGGGACCTCTGAGAAGTTCCACTTTGAGCAAGGCAAGTTTCACTGCAACTCGTGCACGTTTCTTTGTTCTCGGCTCTCCTCCATTACCTCCCATGTGACTGAAGGCTGCAGAGGAGCACATAGCCAGGGAAGAAAGCGTGGGCGCCCCCAGACCCATGCTGTTGTGCTGCCTCTTAACAATGGGGACTCTaccctcctgaatactgggagtACAGACTCCAGCCCTGGTGATAGGGACACAGCTGTGGTTCAGAAGCAAAAGGGCACCCTCTACTCCTGCCCAACATGTCCCTTTAGCTGTCAGCAGGAACGGACCCTGAAGACTCACCAGACACAGGGCTGCCCCCTTGAGCCTGGAGATCTGCACTGTGGTCTCTGCCCATTtactgctcctgctcctgcagcACTGAGGCTCCATCAAAAGCGGAGGCATCCCACTGCATCCCCAGCCTCTGGCCCGCGGCCCCTTCTGCAGTGTGGGGACTGTGGCTTTACCTGCAAGCAAAGCCGGTGCCTTCAGCAGCATCGGCGGCTCAAGCATGAGGGTGTGAAGCCACATCAGTGCCCTTTCTGTGACTTTTCTACTACTAGACGCTACCGGTTAGAGGCCCACCAGTCTCGACACACAGGTGTTGGCCGCATCCCTTGCAGCTCCTGCCCTCAGACATTTGGTACCAACTCCAAACTGCGTTTGCACCAACTACGAGTCCATGACAAAACACCCACCCACTTCTGTCCACTCTGTGACTATAGTGGTTACCTTCGTCATGACATCACTCGCCATGTCAACAGCTGTCACCAGGGTACCCCATCCTTTTCCTGCTCTCAGTGTGAGGCCCAGTTTAGCTCAGAAACAGCACTAAAGCAGCATGCTCTGCGACGACACCCAGAACCAACACCttcctctggctgtcctgtagaTGTCACTGAGGGCCCGTTACACTgttcccactgtggcctgctctgcCCCAGTCCTGCCAGCCTTCGAGGACACACCCGAAAACAGCACCCAAGGCTGGAGTGTGGGGCCTGCCAGGAGTCCTTCCCTAGCCGGCCAGCACTGGATGAACATCGGAGGCAACATCATTTCAGCCATCGCTGCCAGCTCTGCAGCTTTGCTGCCCGGGAGCGAGTAGGCCTGGTGAAACACTACCTGGAACAGCACGAGGAGACTTCAACAGCACCCTCAGATGGGGATGCTGGCCAGCCCTCTCTCTGCTGCCCCTTTTGTGACTTTGCCTGTCGCCATCAGTTGGTGCTTGATCATCATGTAAAGGGACATGGAGGTACCCGGCTCTACAAGTGTACTGACTGTGCCTATAGCACCAAAAATAGGCAGAAGATTACCTGGCACAGTCGCATTCACACTGGGGAAAAGCCTTACCGCTGTCACCTCTGTTCCTATGCCTGTGCTGACCCTTCTCGACTCAAG TACCACATGCGGATCCATAAGGAGGAACGGAAGTACCTGTGCCCCGAGTGTGGGTACAAGTGCAAGTGGGTCAACCAACTCAAATACCACATGACCAAGCACACAG
- the Zfp142 gene encoding zinc finger protein 142: MFSCPESGCVFSAEDRKGLQHHLRQTHKAVPVPCSFRGCSLLFGSQQGMELHRQAHYPFHCSHCSFMGSNVKLFRQHQRSHGASTRGELSAVQGLPSQELLPAAKLPPGDREPSEEAGAPLPGQESAEEEDVEEEENVAQKDSQKVLDKSQGAQQLEGHVASGTESLFKTHMCPECKRCFKKRTHLVEHLHLHFPDPSLQCPNCQKFFTSKSKLKTHLLRELGEKAHRCPLCHYSAVERNALNRHMASMHEDISNFYSDTYACPVCREEFRLSQALKEHLKSHTAAAAAEPLPLHCFQEGCLYVAPDRKAFLKHLKETHGVRAVECRHHSCPMLFATAEAMEAHHKSHYAFHCPHCDFACSNKHLFRKHKKQGHPGSEELRCTFCPFATFNPVAYQDHVGKMHAHEKIHQCSECNFATAHKRVLIRHMLLHTGEKPHKCELCDFTCRDVSYLSKHMLTHSNTKDYMCTECGYVTKWKHYLSVHMRKHAGDLRYQCNQCSYRCHRADQLSSHKLRHQGKSLMCEVCAFACKRKYELQKHMASQHHPGTPAPLYPCRYCSYQSRHKQALLSHENCKHTHLREFHCALCDYRTFSNTTLFFHKRKVHGYMPGDQVWQFCNASQELEGARQCLAPPSDSGPSSQLSAQPEKEDHEHEIGASSIVDQALPETNEEASTKRQDGIEAPQEDDQVGSPSLGEVEEGGCTLHLEALRVELEPEAEPPPLEELTETAAVEFRPLEPSGPLRTDRPGGLAEPQLPDFDSAGTPAFDSAGTPAFDSAGTSALVAEEEPLLEKLASEPPRNPLISEEAPNTFKATLTAETVPLPQVPESESLLKAMRRQDKEQAEALVLEGRVQMVVIQGEGRAFRCPHCPFITRREKALTLHSKSGCQGRREPLLCPECGASFKQQRGLSTHMLKKCPVLLRKNKALALPKPVSPTLHPELPSSQASQDAESRKPPPSPSKVELSISKDASSELPGEPGVEEHLPTPSDFPTSPPGNSLPTGTSEKFHFEQGKFHCNSCTFLCSRLSSITSHVTEGCRGAHSQGRKRGRPQTHAVVLPLNNGDSTLLNTGSTDSSPGDRDTAVVQKQKGTLYSCPTCPFSCQQERTLKTHQTQGCPLEPGDLHCGLCPFTAPAPAALRLHQKRRHPTASPASGPRPLLQCGDCGFTCKQSRCLQQHRRLKHEGVKPHQCPFCDFSTTRRYRLEAHQSRHTGVGRIPCSSCPQTFGTNSKLRLHQLRVHDKTPTHFCPLCDYSGYLRHDITRHVNSCHQGTPSFSCSQCEAQFSSETALKQHALRRHPEPTPSSGCPVDVTEGPLHCSHCGLLCPSPASLRGHTRKQHPRLECGACQESFPSRPALDEHRRQHHFSHRCQLCSFAARERVGLVKHYLEQHEETSTAPSDGDAGQPSLCCPFCDFACRHQLVLDHHVKGHGGTRLYKCTDCAYSTKNRQKITWHSRIHTGEKPYRCHLCSYACADPSRLKYHMRIHKEERKYLCPECGYKCKWVNQLKYHMTKHTGLKPYQCPECEYCTNRADALRVHRETRHKEARAFMCEQCGKAFKTRFLLRTHLRKHSEAKPYVCNVCHRAFRWAAGLRHHALTHTDRHPFFCRLCSYKAKQKFQVVKHVRRHHPDQADPNQGVGKDPTTPTVHLHDVKLEDPSPPAPPAPPTGPEG, encoded by the exons ATGTTCTCCTGCCCAGAGTCTGGCTGTGTGTTCTCTGCTGAAGATCGCAAGGGTCTGCAGCATCACCTGAGACAGACCCACAAGgcagttcctgtgccctgttCATTCCGGGGCTGCTCCCTGCTTTTTGGGAGTCAGCAGGGAATGGAGCTGCATCGGCAGGCCCATTACCCTTTCCACTGCAGCCATTGCAGCTTCATGGGCTCCAACGTCAAACTCTTCCGGCAGCATCAACGGAGCCATGGAGCCAGTACACGGGGAGAACTTTCTGCTGTTCAGGGCCTTCCATCACAGGAGCTACTGCCAG CTGCCAAACTGCCTCCAGGAGACAGAGAACCTTCTGAGGAAGCAGGTGCGCCTTTGCCTGGGCAGGAGTCAGCTGAAGAAGAGGatgtagaggaggaggagaatgttGCCCAAAAAGACTCCCAGAAAGTCTTGGATAAAAGCCAAGGGGCTCAGCAGTTGGAAG GGCATGTGGCTTCAGGCACTGAGTCTCTCTTCAAGACACACATGTGCCCAGAATGCAAACGCTGCTTTAAGAAGCGGACCCATTTGGTAGAGCACCTACATCTGCACTTCCCAGACCCGAGCCTCCAGTGTCCTAACTGCCAGAAGTTCTTCACCAGCAAGAGCAAACTCAAGACACATCTGCTGCGGGAGCTGGGTGAGAAGGCCCATCGATGTCCTCTGTGCCACTACAGTGCAGTGGAGAGAAATGCACTTAACCGTCACATGGCCAGCATGCACGAGGATATTTCCAACTTCTACTCAGACACCTATGCCTGTCCTGTCTGCCGTGAGGAATTCCGCCTCAGCCAAGCACTCAAGGAGCACCTCAAGAGCCacacagcagcagctgcagcagaaCCTCTACCCCTACACTGCTTTCAGGAGGGCTGCTTGTATGTAGCTCCCGACCGTAAGGCCTTTCTGAAGCACCTAAAGGAGACCCACGGAGTGCGGGCTGTGGAGTGCCGCCATCACTCTTGTCCCATGCTCTTTGCCACAGCCGAAGCCATGGAAGCCCACCACAAGAGTCATTATGCTTTCCACTGTCCCCACTGTGACTTTGCCTGCTCCAATAAGCACTTGTTCCGTAAACACAAGAAACAAGGTCACCCAGGCAGTGAAGAACTACGGTGCACCTTCTGCCCCTTTGCCACCTTCAACCCAGTAGCCTACCAGGACCACGTTGGCAAGATGCACGCTCATGAGAAGATCCACCAGTGCTCTGAATGTAACTTTGCCACTGCCCACAAAAGGGTGCTTATCCGACACATGTTGCTTCATACTG GAGAGAAACCTCACAAATGTGAGCTCTGTGACTTCACCTGCCGAGACGTTAGCTACCTATCCAAGCACATGCTGACCCACTCCAACACCAAGGATTACATGTGTACTGAATGTGGCTATGTCACCAAGTGGAAGCACTACCTGAGTGTGCACATGCGGAAACATGCAGGGGATCTCAG ATACCAATGCAACCAGTGCTCCTACCGCTGCCATCGGGCTGATCAGCTAAGCAGCCACAAACTACGGCACCAGGGCAAGTCCCTCATGTGTGAGGTGTGTGCCTTTGCCTGCAAGCGGAAGTATGAGCTTCAGAAGCACATGGCTTCTCAGCACCACCCTGGCACACCTGCCCCACTCTACCCCTGCCGCTATTGTAGCTATCAGAGCCGCCACAAGCAGGCCCTCCTGAGCCATGAGAACTGCAAGCATACCCATCTCCGTGAGTTTCACTGTGCCCTCTGTGACTACCGTACCTTTAGCAACACCACACTCTTCTTCCACAAGCGTAAGGTCCATGGCTACATGCCAGGGGACCAGGTTTGGCAGTTCTGCAATGCCAGCCAAGAGTTGGAGGGGGCCAGGCAGTGCCTGGCACCTCCTTCAGACTCAGGACCTTCAAGCCAGCTATCTGCTCAGCCTGAGAAAGAAGACCATGAACATGAGATTGGGGCCAGCTCCATTGTGGACCAGGCCCTGCCAGAGACAAATGAGGAGGCCAGCACCAAAAGGCAAGATGGCATTGAGGCTCCCCAAGAGGATGACCAGGTTGGCAGCCCCAGCCTGGGGGAGGTGGAAGAGGGTGGCTGCACACTACACTTGGAGGCCCTGAGAGTAGAACTAGAACCTGAGGCAGAGCCACCACCCCTTGAAGAGCTCACTGAAACAGCTGCTGTGGAGTTCAGGCCTCTAGAGCCCTCAGGACCCCTCAGAACAGACAGACCGGGTGGCCTGGCAGAGCCTCAACTGCCCGACTTTGACAGTGCTGGGACCCCTGCCTTTGACAGTGCTGGGACTCCTGCCTTTGACAGTGCTGGGACTTCTGCCTTGGTTGCTGAGGAAGAGCCTCTTCTGGAGAAGCTAGCCTCTGAACCTCCCAGAAATCCCCTAATCTCTGAGGAAGCGCCTAACACATTCAAGGCAACTCTGACTGCCGAAACTGTACCGTTGCCTCAGGTTCCTGAGTCAGAGTCACTACTTAAGGCCATGAGGAGACAGGACAAAGAACAAGCAGAAGCATTAGTGCTGGAGGGCCGGGTGCAAATGGTAGTGATCCAGGGAGAAGGAAGAGCCTTCCGCTGCCCACACTGTCCTTTTATCACTCGCCGGGAAAAAGCCCTAACTCTGCACTCCAAATCAGGGTGCCAAGGTCGCCGAGAGCCCCTGCTGTGCCCCGAGTGTGGAGCTAGCTTTAAGCAACAGCGTGGCCTCAGCACCCATATGTTGAAGAAATGCCCTGTTCTTCTCAGAAAGAACAAGGCTTTGGCTTTGCCCAAACCTGTTTCTCCCACTCTACATCCTGAGCTCCCAAGTAGCCAAGCCTCACAGGATGCTGAAAGTAGGAAGCCCCCACCTTCACCATCAAAGGTAGAGCTCTCGATTTCAAAAGATGCTTCTTCTGAGCTCCCTGGGGAGCCAGGAGTAGAGGAACATCTTCCTACGCCCTCTGACTTTCCAACCTCTCCACCAGGAAACTCCTTGCCCACAGGGACCTCTGAGAAGTTCCACTTTGAGCAAGGCAAGTTTCACTGCAACTCGTGCACGTTTCTTTGTTCTCGGCTCTCCTCCATTACCTCCCATGTGACTGAAGGCTGCAGAGGAGCACATAGCCAGGGAAGAAAGCGTGGGCGCCCCCAGACCCATGCTGTTGTGCTGCCTCTTAACAATGGGGACTCTaccctcctgaatactgggagtACAGACTCCAGCCCTGGTGATAGGGACACAGCTGTGGTTCAGAAGCAAAAGGGCACCCTCTACTCCTGCCCAACATGTCCCTTTAGCTGTCAGCAGGAACGGACCCTGAAGACTCACCAGACACAGGGCTGCCCCCTTGAGCCTGGAGATCTGCACTGTGGTCTCTGCCCATTtactgctcctgctcctgcagcACTGAGGCTCCATCAAAAGCGGAGGCATCCCACTGCATCCCCAGCCTCTGGCCCGCGGCCCCTTCTGCAGTGTGGGGACTGTGGCTTTACCTGCAAGCAAAGCCGGTGCCTTCAGCAGCATCGGCGGCTCAAGCATGAGGGTGTGAAGCCACATCAGTGCCCTTTCTGTGACTTTTCTACTACTAGACGCTACCGGTTAGAGGCCCACCAGTCTCGACACACAGGTGTTGGCCGCATCCCTTGCAGCTCCTGCCCTCAGACATTTGGTACCAACTCCAAACTGCGTTTGCACCAACTACGAGTCCATGACAAAACACCCACCCACTTCTGTCCACTCTGTGACTATAGTGGTTACCTTCGTCATGACATCACTCGCCATGTCAACAGCTGTCACCAGGGTACCCCATCCTTTTCCTGCTCTCAGTGTGAGGCCCAGTTTAGCTCAGAAACAGCACTAAAGCAGCATGCTCTGCGACGACACCCAGAACCAACACCttcctctggctgtcctgtagaTGTCACTGAGGGCCCGTTACACTgttcccactgtggcctgctctgcCCCAGTCCTGCCAGCCTTCGAGGACACACCCGAAAACAGCACCCAAGGCTGGAGTGTGGGGCCTGCCAGGAGTCCTTCCCTAGCCGGCCAGCACTGGATGAACATCGGAGGCAACATCATTTCAGCCATCGCTGCCAGCTCTGCAGCTTTGCTGCCCGGGAGCGAGTAGGCCTGGTGAAACACTACCTGGAACAGCACGAGGAGACTTCAACAGCACCCTCAGATGGGGATGCTGGCCAGCCCTCTCTCTGCTGCCCCTTTTGTGACTTTGCCTGTCGCCATCAGTTGGTGCTTGATCATCATGTAAAGGGACATGGAGGTACCCGGCTCTACAAGTGTACTGACTGTGCCTATAGCACCAAAAATAGGCAGAAGATTACCTGGCACAGTCGCATTCACACTGGGGAAAAGCCTTACCGCTGTCACCTCTGTTCCTATGCCTGTGCTGACCCTTCTCGACTCAAG TACCACATGCGGATCCATAAGGAGGAACGGAAGTACCTGTGCCCCGAGTGTGGGTACAAGTGCAAGTGGGTCAACCAACTCAAATACCACATGACCAAGCACACAG